A stretch of the Papaver somniferum cultivar HN1 chromosome 6, ASM357369v1, whole genome shotgun sequence genome encodes the following:
- the LOC113291360 gene encoding uncharacterized protein LOC113291360 produces the protein MKLPPGFQKKGDTRVYKLNKSLYGLKQASRQWFAKFSTALLEEGFQQSRVDYSLFLFHKGAVSIYVLVYVDDIIITGNNDLAIHELKHKLEAKFSLKNLERLQYFLRIEVSRSPKGIFLGQRKYILDIVQDAGFLGAKPAASPMEQHLKLLPDSENPLPDPSVYRRLIGRLLYLQVTLPDITYSVNYLSQFLQHPCSGHLDAAYRVVRYLKGTVSHGIFLSATSSLSLAGYTDSDWAGCPITRRSTAVYFTMLGASPISWKSKKQPTISLSSAEAEYRSLARVTSELQWLHYLFTDLRVNILKPIPVYCDNQAAIHISENPFGGNGYESSELSDIKTSTRIDSCRADASSLASTA, from the exons ATGAAACTTCCTCCTGGTTTTCAGAAAAAGGGAGATACTCGTGTTTATAAGCTCAATAAATCTCTGTATGGTCTTAAGCAGGCATCTCGTCAATGGTTTGCTAAATTTTCTACTGCCTTACTTGAGGAAGGTTTTCAACAGTCTCGtgttgattactctctttttctttttcacaaaGGTGCAGTCTCTATTTATGTTTTGGTTTATGTCGACGATATCATCATTACAGGTAATAATGACTTGGCTATTCACGAACTCAAACATAAACTAGAAGCCAAATTCTCGCTCAAAAATCTTGAGCGTTTGCAATATTTTCTGCGAATTGAAGTTTCTCGTTCTCCAAAAGGTATTTTCCTTGGACAACGTAAATATATTCTCGACATTGTCCAAGATGCAGGTTTTTTGGGCGCTAAACCTGCTGCTTCTCCTATGGAGCAACACCTTAAATTATTACCGGATTCAGAAAATCCTCTACCTGATCCAAGTGTCTATCGACGATTAATTGGTCGTCTACTATATCTTCAGGTGACTCTCCCTGATATCACTTATTCTGTGAATTATTTAAGTCAATTTCTGCAACATCCTTGTTCTGGTCATTTGGATGCTGCTTATCGTGTGGTTCGTTATCTCAAAGGTACTGTTAGTCATGGAATTTTTCTCTCTGCAACTAGCTCTCTTTCCCTAGCTGGTTatactgattcagattgggcaggtTGCCCAATTACTCGTCGTTCTACGGCAGTATATTTCACAATGCTGGGTGCTAGTCCTATTTCTTGGAAATCCAAGAAACAACCCACTATTTCTCTTTCTTCTGCTGAGGCAGAATATCGATCTCTCGCCAGGGTAACTTCTGAGTTACAATGGCTACATTATTTATTCACTGATCTTCGTGTTAATATTCTGAAACCAATCCCAGTCTATTGTGACAATCAGGCTGCTATTCACATTTCTGAAAATCCG TTTGGAGGAAATGGATATGAAAGTTCAGAATTGAGTGATATAAAGACATCAACAAG AATTGATTCATGTCGGGCAGATGCAAGCAGCCTTGCAAGTACTGCATGA